In Gopherus evgoodei ecotype Sinaloan lineage chromosome 10, rGopEvg1_v1.p, whole genome shotgun sequence, a single window of DNA contains:
- the THUMPD1 gene encoding THUMP domain-containing protein 1 — protein sequence MAASEQPTAAMKRRHKARYVPGQQAKRPRGGGGPRQLELGMQGILITCNMNERKCVGEAYSLLNEYGDLLYGPEKFTDQDGRLSGSEEDEDDVEAALKKEVDQIRTSTEQKLRRFQSVESGANNVVFIRTLGVEPENLVHHILKDLHTTKKKKTRVILRMLPISGTCKAFVEDMKKYSETFFEPWFKAPNKGTFQIVYKARNNSHMSREEVIKELAGIVGSLNPENKVDLNNPQYTIVVEIIKNVCCLSVVKDYVLFRKYNLQEVVKSTREELVQQNLLNASQEEKLQEIKLAEEDSKEVKPEDKGQSEEESKPNESDSQQA from the exons ATGGCCGCCTCGGAGCAGCCGACTGCGGCGATGAAGCGGCGGCACAAGGCGCGGTACGTGCCGGGGCAGCAGGCCAAGCGGCCCCGGGGCGGCGGCGGGCCGCGGCAGCTGGAGCTCGGCATGCAGGGCATCCTCATCACCTGCAACATGAACGAGCGCAAGTGCGTGGGGGAGGCCTACAGCCTGCTCAACGAGTACGGGGACCTGCTCTACGGGCCCGAGAAG TTTACAGATCAAGATGGCAGGTTGTCAGGAAGTGAAGAGGACGAAGATGATGTTGAAGCTGCCTTAAAGAAAGAAGTTGATCAGATTCGCACTTCGACTGAACAGAAGCTGAGAAGATTCCAGTCAGTGGAGAGTGGAGCTAACAATGTGGTCTTTATTAGAACGCTGGGTGTAG AACCTGAGAATCTCGTCCATCATATATTAAAGGACTTGCACACTactaaaaagaagaaaacaagagTGATTCTGCGTATGTTGCCCATTTCTGGAACCTGCAAGGCTTTTGTGGAAGATATGAAAAAGTATTCAGAGACCTTCTTTGAGCCTTGGTTTAAAGCCCCTAATAAGGGTACTTTTCAGATTGTTTACAAAGCTCGTAATAACAGTCACATGAGTAGGGAAGAAGTAATCAAAGAATTGGCAG GAATAGTGGGCAGCCTAAATCCAGAAAACAAAGTGGATCTTAATAACCCCCAGTATACCATTGTGgtagaaataataaaaaatgtctgTTGCTTGAGCGTGGTGAAAGACTATGTTTTGTTCAGAAAATATAATCTACAAGAGGTGGTGAAGAGCACCAGGGAAGAGCTGGTACAGCAAAACCTGTTGAATGCTTCACAGGAGGAGAAGTTGCAAGAAATAAAACTGGCAGAAGAGGACTCTAAAGAAGTGAAACCAGAAGACAAAGGTCAGAGTGAGGAGGAATCTAAGCCCAATGAGAGCGACAGTCAGCAGGCATAG
- the LOC115658874 gene encoding acyl-coenzyme A synthetase ACSM3, mitochondrial-like isoform X1 — protein sequence MACAVMQFLQKTQSFRFLWTPLTTSFQFSKKGYRVLAPQNFLNYESLKQQYKPEVPEYFNFATDVLDKWTEMEKEGKRPTRLALWWVNDKGDEVRWNFEELGFRSRKVANVLSEVCGLQKGDRVMLLLPRIPEWWLINVACMRTGTILIPGTTQLTAKDILHRVQTSKPKCIITDDVLAPAVDCIVSECQSLQFKLIVSEDQREGWLNFKDLFTNANADHSCVTTRNQDPMTIFFTSGTTGAPKMTEHSHSSYGIGLTVNGRFFFTRYWLDLTSSDILWNTSDTGWAKSAWSSIFAPWIQGACVFVHSMPRFDPTTVLDTLSRFPITTFCSAPTAYRMLVQHNLTSYKFKSLQHCVSAGEPINPEVMEQWKKQTGLDIYEGYGQTETVLVCGTFKGMKIKPGSMGMPSPAYDVKITDEHGNILPPGEEGDIAIKTKPTRPFCLFTQYIDDPERTDSTLQGNFYITGDKGIVDEDGYFWFVGRNDDIINSAGYRIGPFEVESALIEHPAVVESAVVSSPDPIRGEVVKAFVVLASDYVSHDPEKLIQELQDHVKKVTAPYKYPRKVEFVQQLPKTVSGKIRRNELRKQEWGKA from the exons ATGGCTTGTGCTGTCATGCAGTTTTTACAGAAAACCCAAAGCTTTAGGTTCCTGTGGACTCCCTTGACCACATCCTTCCAATTCTCTAAAAAAGGCTACAGGGTATTAGCCCCTCAGAATTTTTTAAACTATGAATCCTTAAAACAACAGTACAAACCAGAGGTGCCAGAGTACTTCAATTTCGCAACTGATGTGCTGGACAAATGGACTGAAATGGAAAAG GAAGGAAAGAGGCCTACAAGGCTAGCCCTGTGGTGGGTAAACGATAAAGGTGATGAGGTGAGGTGGAACTTTGAGGAACTTGGATTCCGCTCCAGAAAAGTGGCCAATGTACTCTCTGAGGTATGTGGTCTGCAGAAAGGAGACAGAGTTATGCTGCTTCTACCCCGGATACCAGAATGGTGGCTAATAAATGTGGCTTGCATGCGAACAG GAACTATCCTTATTCCTGGGACAACACAGTTGACAGCAAAAGATATTCTCCATCGAGTACAAACATCAAAGCCAAAGTGTATTATCACTGATGATGTTTTGGCACCAGCTGTAGATTGCATTGTGTCCGAATGCCAGTCTTTGCAATTCAAGCTAATTGTATCAGAGGACCAGAGGGAAGGATGGCTGAACTTTAAAGACCTATTTAC aaacgCTAATGCTGATCACAGCTGTGTGACCACGAGGAATCAAGATCCAATGACCATCTTTTTTACCAGTGGAACAACAGGGGCTCCAAAAATGACTGAACATTCCCACAGTAGTTACGGCATTGGACTGACTGTAAATGGAAG ATTTTTCTTTACCAGGTACTGGCTGGATTTAACCTCCTCCGACATACTCTGGAATACATCAGACACAGGCTGGGCAAAGTCAGCTTGGAGTAGCATTTTTGCTCCATGGATTCAAGGGGCATGTGTGTTTGTACATAGCATGCCACGTTTTGACCCAACCACTGTCCTAGAT ACTCTGTCCAGATTTCCCATCACAACCTTCTGTTCTGCTCCAACTGCTTATCGAATGCTTGTGCAGCATAATCTGACCAG CTATAAATTCAAGAGCCTGCAGCACTGTGTGAGTGCAGGGGAGCCAATCAACCCGGAAGTGATGGAGCAGTGGAAAAAGCAAACCGGGCTGGATATCTATGAAGGTTATGGCCAGACAGAAACG GTGCTGGTTTGCGGAACATTCAAGGGAATGAAAATTAAACCAGGGTCAATGGGAATGCCGTCTCCAGCATATGACGTTAAG ATTACAGATGAACACGGCAATATTCTGCCTCCTGGAGAAGAAGGAGATATCGCCATCAAAACAAAACCTACGAGACCTTTTTGTCTTTTCACTCAATATATA GATGATCCAGAGAGAACTGACTCAACATTACAAGGGAATTTCTATATCACTGGGGACAAAGGGATTGTAGATGAAGATGGATACTTCTGGTTTGTTGGAAGAAATGATGACATCATCAATTCTGCTGG ATATCGTATTGGACCATTTGAAGTAGAAAGTGCACTGATAGAGCATCCAGCAGTAGTAGAATCAGCTGTTGTCAGCAGCCCAGACCCCATCAGAGGAGAG GTCGTGAAAGCCTTTGTTGTTTTGGCATCTGACTATGTTTCACATGATCCAGAAAAACTGATTCAAGAGCTACAGGACCACGTTAAAAAGGTCACTGCTCCATACAAGTATCCTAGAAAA
- the LOC115658874 gene encoding acyl-coenzyme A synthetase ACSM3, mitochondrial-like isoform X2: MACAVMQFLQKTQSFRFLWTPLTTSFQFSKKGYRVLAPQNFLNYESLKQQYKPEVPEYFNFATDVLDKWTEMEKEGKRPTRLALWWVNDKGDEVRWNFEELGFRSRKVANVLSEVCGLQKGDRVMLLLPRIPEWWLINVACMRTGTILIPGTTQLTAKDILHRVQTSKPKCIITDDVLAPAVDCIVSECQSLQFKLIVSEDQREGWLNFKDLFTNANADHSCVTTRNQDPMTIFFTSGTTGAPKMTEHSHSSYGIGLTVNGRYWLDLTSSDILWNTSDTGWAKSAWSSIFAPWIQGACVFVHSMPRFDPTTVLDTLSRFPITTFCSAPTAYRMLVQHNLTSYKFKSLQHCVSAGEPINPEVMEQWKKQTGLDIYEGYGQTETVLVCGTFKGMKIKPGSMGMPSPAYDVKITDEHGNILPPGEEGDIAIKTKPTRPFCLFTQYIDDPERTDSTLQGNFYITGDKGIVDEDGYFWFVGRNDDIINSAGYRIGPFEVESALIEHPAVVESAVVSSPDPIRGEVVKAFVVLASDYVSHDPEKLIQELQDHVKKVTAPYKYPRKVEFVQQLPKTVSGKIRRNELRKQEWGKA, translated from the exons ATGGCTTGTGCTGTCATGCAGTTTTTACAGAAAACCCAAAGCTTTAGGTTCCTGTGGACTCCCTTGACCACATCCTTCCAATTCTCTAAAAAAGGCTACAGGGTATTAGCCCCTCAGAATTTTTTAAACTATGAATCCTTAAAACAACAGTACAAACCAGAGGTGCCAGAGTACTTCAATTTCGCAACTGATGTGCTGGACAAATGGACTGAAATGGAAAAG GAAGGAAAGAGGCCTACAAGGCTAGCCCTGTGGTGGGTAAACGATAAAGGTGATGAGGTGAGGTGGAACTTTGAGGAACTTGGATTCCGCTCCAGAAAAGTGGCCAATGTACTCTCTGAGGTATGTGGTCTGCAGAAAGGAGACAGAGTTATGCTGCTTCTACCCCGGATACCAGAATGGTGGCTAATAAATGTGGCTTGCATGCGAACAG GAACTATCCTTATTCCTGGGACAACACAGTTGACAGCAAAAGATATTCTCCATCGAGTACAAACATCAAAGCCAAAGTGTATTATCACTGATGATGTTTTGGCACCAGCTGTAGATTGCATTGTGTCCGAATGCCAGTCTTTGCAATTCAAGCTAATTGTATCAGAGGACCAGAGGGAAGGATGGCTGAACTTTAAAGACCTATTTAC aaacgCTAATGCTGATCACAGCTGTGTGACCACGAGGAATCAAGATCCAATGACCATCTTTTTTACCAGTGGAACAACAGGGGCTCCAAAAATGACTGAACATTCCCACAGTAGTTACGGCATTGGACTGACTGTAAATGGAAG GTACTGGCTGGATTTAACCTCCTCCGACATACTCTGGAATACATCAGACACAGGCTGGGCAAAGTCAGCTTGGAGTAGCATTTTTGCTCCATGGATTCAAGGGGCATGTGTGTTTGTACATAGCATGCCACGTTTTGACCCAACCACTGTCCTAGAT ACTCTGTCCAGATTTCCCATCACAACCTTCTGTTCTGCTCCAACTGCTTATCGAATGCTTGTGCAGCATAATCTGACCAG CTATAAATTCAAGAGCCTGCAGCACTGTGTGAGTGCAGGGGAGCCAATCAACCCGGAAGTGATGGAGCAGTGGAAAAAGCAAACCGGGCTGGATATCTATGAAGGTTATGGCCAGACAGAAACG GTGCTGGTTTGCGGAACATTCAAGGGAATGAAAATTAAACCAGGGTCAATGGGAATGCCGTCTCCAGCATATGACGTTAAG ATTACAGATGAACACGGCAATATTCTGCCTCCTGGAGAAGAAGGAGATATCGCCATCAAAACAAAACCTACGAGACCTTTTTGTCTTTTCACTCAATATATA GATGATCCAGAGAGAACTGACTCAACATTACAAGGGAATTTCTATATCACTGGGGACAAAGGGATTGTAGATGAAGATGGATACTTCTGGTTTGTTGGAAGAAATGATGACATCATCAATTCTGCTGG ATATCGTATTGGACCATTTGAAGTAGAAAGTGCACTGATAGAGCATCCAGCAGTAGTAGAATCAGCTGTTGTCAGCAGCCCAGACCCCATCAGAGGAGAG GTCGTGAAAGCCTTTGTTGTTTTGGCATCTGACTATGTTTCACATGATCCAGAAAAACTGATTCAAGAGCTACAGGACCACGTTAAAAAGGTCACTGCTCCATACAAGTATCCTAGAAAA